From the Primulina tabacum isolate GXHZ01 chromosome 15, ASM2559414v2, whole genome shotgun sequence genome, one window contains:
- the LOC142526851 gene encoding L-ascorbate peroxidase 3-like — MAKPIVNSEYLKEIEKARRELRALISNKNCAPIMLRLAWHDAGTYDKNTKTGGPNGSIRNEEEYTHSSNNGLKIAIDFCEQVKSKCPKITYADLYQLAGVVAVEVTGGPTINFVPGRKDSKISPKEGRLPDAKKGVPHLKEIFYRMGLSDKDIVALSGGHTLGRAHPERSGFDGPWTAEPLKFDNSYFVELLKGESEGLLKLPTDIALLDDPVFRHHVEVYAKDEDAFFKDYAESHKKLSELGFNPTLAGSRAIVKDGTVLAQGAVGVAVAAAVLVLSYLYEVRRKTK; from the exons ATGGCTAAGCCAATCGTCAACTCCGAATACCTCAAGGAGATCGAGAAAGCTCGTCGCGAACTCCGTGCGCTCATCTCCAATAAGAACTGCGCGCCTATCATGCTCCGATTGGC GTGGCATGATGCGGGGACGTATGATAAGAATACGAAGACCGGAGGTCCGAACGGTTCCATTCGGAATGAGGAGGAGTACACTCATAGCTCGAACAACGGATTGAAAATCGCTATCGACTTTTGCG AGCAAGTGAAGTCCAAATGTCCAAAGATTACATATGCTGATTTGTATCAG CTTGCAGGTGTTGTGGCAGTTGAGGTCACTGGGGGCCCCACAATTAATTTTGTTCCCGGTAGAAAG GattcaaagatttctccaaagGAAGGTCGACTTCCGGATGCTAAAAAAG GCGTACCACATCTGAAGGAGATATTTTATAGAATGGGATTATCTGACAAAGACATCGTGGCCCTATCTGGTGGCCATACCCTG GGAAGAGCACATCCTGAGAGATCGGGCTTTGATGGGCCTTGGACTGCAGAGCCACTGAAATTCGACAATTCATATTTTGT GGAGCTGCTCAAGGGGGAAAGTGAGGGCCTGCTAAAACTCCCAACTGACATTGCTTTGCTGGATGATCCTGTGTTCCGGCACCATGTTGAGGTCTATGCTAAG GATGAAGATGCCTTCTTCAAAGATTATGCAGAATCACACAAAAAACTTTCTGAACTTGGGTTTAATCCAACTCTCGCTGGTTCGAGGGCAATCGTGAAAGATGGCACCGTGCTTGCTCAAGGTGCGGTTGGagttgctgttgctgctgcggtGTTAGTACTTAGTTACTTATATGAAGTCCGTAGAAAGACAAAATAA